The region GGCTTCCATTTTATTAAAGCAGGCTTGCGGTCTGGCCAAAGGATCCGGAGAGCCTAACAAAGAGAAGGTCGGGACTGTTACAAAGAAAAAGGTTAAAGAGATTGCCCAAGAGAAGATAGTAGATTTGAATACGGATGATATAGAGGCTGCCATGAGAATAATAGAAGGCACAGCAAGAAGCATGGGCATAGATATAGTTGAGGGATAAAATGGTGAAGATGACAAAAAAACAAAAAAGTATCAGAGAATCAATTGACTTACAAAAAGAGTATAGCGTCGAAGAAGCTGTTAAAGTTCTTCAAGATTTGCCTAAAGCTAAATTCGATGAGACAGTCGAAGTCTCTTGCAAATTAAATGTTGATCCTAAAAAGAGCGACCAAATGGTTAGAGGTTCTGTTGTCTTGCCAAATGGTTTAGGTAAAGACGTAAGAGTACTAGTTTTCTGTAAGGGCGAAAAAGAGAGAGAGGCAAAAGATGCGGGAGCAGATTATGTCGGAGGCGAAGAGTTGGTTGAGAAGATAAAATCCGGCTGGATGGATTTTGATGTTGCAATAACTACGCCTGATATGATGCGGGAAGTCGGCAAGATAGGAAAGCTACTTGGACCTCGCGGACTCATGCCTTCTACTAAAAATGGTACTGTTACCGATCAGCTGGCTAAGGCTGTAAAAGAGTCTAAGTCTGGTAAATTGGATTATAGAATGGATAAGACCGGAACTGTAAATGTTGGGCTTGGCAAGGTTTCATTTTCCAAAGATGAGTTAACTCAGAATGTAATCTCTTTTCTGGAATCTCTTTTAAGTGCAAAGCCGGTATCCAGCAAGGGGCAGTTTTTAAAAAGAATTGCTATATCTACTACGATGAGCCCGGGATTAGCCATAGCTCTTTCGGAGGTTCAAAAATGAAGATAGGTCAGTATACAAGACAGCTTATGATGGATGATTATAAGGGCAAAATGGAAGATTCCGAATATGTATTTTTTACTAATTTTAAAGGTATATCTGCTGATGGGATGAGAGATGTCAGATCTCAGCTTAGAAAGCATTCTGCAGGCGTGGTTGTTGTAAATAATTCTCTTTTTAAACGTACGCTTAGAGATCTTAAGATGGATATGTTCTTAGAGTATGTAGATGGCGAGGTGGCTGTCATTTACGGTAAAGATGAGCCGATAGCCATTACTAAATTAATTCAGGATTTGAAAAAAAAGAATGAGAGCTTCTCTGTTAAAGCAGGATATTTAGAAGATAGACTATTAAATTCTGAAGAGGTTAAAGAGCTTGCCTCTATACCCTCTAGGGAGATCTTGTATGGACAGGTTGTGAATTTGATGAAATCTCCGCTTAACGGTCTAGTTTTTGCTCTTAAGAGCAATATACAGTCTT is a window of Candidatus Kaelpia aquatica DNA encoding:
- the rplA gene encoding 50S ribosomal protein L1; protein product: MVKMTKKQKSIRESIDLQKEYSVEEAVKVLQDLPKAKFDETVEVSCKLNVDPKKSDQMVRGSVVLPNGLGKDVRVLVFCKGEKEREAKDAGADYVGGEELVEKIKSGWMDFDVAITTPDMMREVGKIGKLLGPRGLMPSTKNGTVTDQLAKAVKESKSGKLDYRMDKTGTVNVGLGKVSFSKDELTQNVISFLESLLSAKPVSSKGQFLKRIAISTTMSPGLAIALSEVQK
- the rplJ gene encoding 50S ribosomal protein L10; the protein is MKIGQYTRQLMMDDYKGKMEDSEYVFFTNFKGISADGMRDVRSQLRKHSAGVVVVNNSLFKRTLRDLKMDMFLEYVDGEVAVIYGKDEPIAITKLIQDLKKKNESFSVKAGYLEDRLLNSEEVKELASIPSREILYGQVVNLMKSPLNGLVFALKSNIQSLINVIKGIKEKKES